The following are from one region of the Syntrophales bacterium genome:
- a CDS encoding haloalkane dehalogenase: MKILRTPEERFKNLLNYPFESHYIEVPDTEGGTLRMHYLDEGPRDARIVLLMHGEPSWSFLYRKMIPLFVEAGYRAIAPDLVGFGRSDKPASRNDYTYERHVNWMLSFLESLRINGITLVCQDWGGLIGLRLVAANPALFARVVAANTGMPTGDNQISAAFLEWQKFSLEVPQFDVGGIMKMANMAAGPDNPLPLLADEAVAAYNAPFPDESYKEGARIFPSLVPTKPDDPSSAANRKAWEVLSAFKKPFLTAFSDGDPITRGGERVLQERIPGAQGQPHTTIKGAGHFLQEDKGEEFAQIIIAFIAKTTA; the protein is encoded by the coding sequence ATGAAAATTTTGAGAACGCCCGAGGAACGATTCAAAAATCTCCTCAATTATCCTTTCGAATCCCACTATATCGAGGTTCCTGACACAGAGGGGGGGACACTGAGGATGCATTATCTGGATGAGGGGCCCCGGGATGCCAGGATTGTCCTTTTGATGCACGGGGAGCCCTCCTGGTCTTTTCTCTATCGAAAAATGATTCCCCTTTTTGTTGAAGCCGGCTACCGGGCGATTGCCCCCGACCTGGTCGGATTCGGCAGATCCGATAAGCCGGCCAGCCGCAATGATTATACGTATGAGCGCCATGTGAACTGGATGCTCTCGTTCCTGGAGAGTCTCCGGATAAACGGGATTACTCTCGTTTGCCAGGATTGGGGCGGGCTTATCGGCCTTCGTCTGGTTGCGGCTAACCCGGCTCTCTTCGCGCGGGTTGTCGCCGCCAATACCGGCATGCCCACCGGAGACAATCAGATATCGGCCGCCTTTCTGGAATGGCAGAAATTTTCGCTGGAAGTTCCGCAGTTCGACGTGGGCGGCATTATGAAAATGGCCAATATGGCGGCGGGACCGGACAACCCTCTGCCGCTTCTTGCCGACGAGGCTGTTGCCGCCTACAATGCCCCTTTTCCCGATGAATCGTACAAGGAAGGCGCCCGCATCTTCCCTTCGCTCGTTCCTACAAAACCGGATGATCCCTCGTCAGCGGCCAACCGCAAGGCATGGGAAGTCCTTTCCGCCTTTAAAAAGCCCTTCTTAACGGCATTCAGCGATGGCGATCCGATCACGCGCGGCGGCGAACGGGTTCTGCAAGAAAGGATTCCCGGGGCGCAGGGCCAGCCCCATACGACAATTAAAGGGGCAGGACACTTCCTTCAGGAGGACAAAGGAGAGGAATTTGCCCAAATTATTATCGCGTTCATCGCAAAAACGACGGCTTAG
- a CDS encoding anaerobic sulfatase-maturation protein has translation MAKTDNTKGATLAQSPLQGFHILVKPIGPLCNLNCGYCFYKEKKALFAENETYRMSERVLEAFVEKYIRFNAADMPEIPFAWQGGEPMLMGLDFFRKAVKLQKRYSRGKRITNALQTNGVLLDEAWCEFLAENHFLVGLSLDGPEDIHDRYRVDEKGKGSFSSVMKGLELLRSHGVEYNVMAGVTRESACRPLDVYHFFKKQGVEFIQFIPIVERLPDDAARALGLRLAPPPDLGAENPADVTPWTVEPERYGDFLIGIFDEWVRNDVGKIFIMNFEWALMSWMGGRATVCQFSRHCGRSAVMEHNGDLYACDHYVYPRYRLGNILSSNPREMVDSPQQRALGSQKETALPTLCRDCKFLFACRGECPKHRFLKTPANEPGLNYLCAGYKKYFQHIDNMMKLMKQLLEAKLSASYIMDALRGPLAIRLRSTQ, from the coding sequence ATGGCGAAAACTGACAATACAAAAGGCGCCACCCTCGCGCAAAGCCCTTTGCAGGGTTTTCATATCCTGGTAAAGCCCATTGGCCCGCTTTGCAATCTCAACTGCGGGTACTGTTTTTACAAGGAGAAAAAGGCCCTTTTTGCCGAAAATGAAACTTACCGCATGTCGGAGCGGGTGCTCGAGGCCTTTGTCGAAAAATATATCCGCTTTAACGCCGCCGATATGCCGGAGATCCCCTTTGCGTGGCAGGGCGGGGAGCCGATGCTGATGGGATTGGATTTTTTCCGGAAGGCGGTGAAACTGCAAAAGCGTTACAGCCGCGGCAAACGGATTACAAACGCCCTGCAGACGAACGGCGTCCTGCTGGATGAGGCGTGGTGCGAATTTCTTGCCGAAAACCATTTTCTGGTGGGGTTGAGCCTTGACGGCCCTGAGGATATTCATGACAGATATCGAGTTGATGAAAAGGGGAAGGGCTCCTTCAGCTCTGTCATGAAGGGTCTGGAACTCCTACGGAGCCACGGGGTTGAATACAACGTGATGGCCGGTGTTACCCGTGAGAGCGCTTGTCGACCCCTGGATGTCTATCACTTTTTCAAAAAGCAGGGCGTCGAGTTTATCCAGTTTATTCCAATCGTGGAGCGGCTGCCCGATGATGCCGCCCGCGCCCTGGGTTTGCGTCTGGCCCCGCCCCCGGATCTGGGGGCGGAAAATCCGGCTGATGTCACCCCCTGGACGGTAGAGCCGGAACGTTACGGAGATTTTCTCATCGGCATCTTTGATGAGTGGGTGAGAAACGATGTCGGCAAGATTTTTATCATGAATTTTGAGTGGGCGCTCATGAGCTGGATGGGCGGGAGGGCAACAGTGTGCCAGTTTTCGCGGCACTGCGGACGCTCGGCAGTCATGGAACATAACGGCGACCTTTACGCCTGCGATCACTACGTGTACCCCCGCTACCGGCTGGGGAATATCCTTTCCAGCAATCCGCGAGAGATGGTTGATTCGCCGCAGCAGCGGGCCCTTGGCAGTCAAAAGGAGACGGCGCTGCCGACCCTCTGTCGTGATTGCAAGTTTCTGTTTGCCTGTCGGGGGGAGTGTCCGAAACACCGTTTTTTGAAAACACCGGCGAACGAACCGGGATTGAACTACCTCTGCGCGGGCTACAAAAAATACTTTCAGCATATCGACAACATGATGAAGCTTATGAAACAGCTTTTAGAGGCAAAACTGTCGGCATCATATATCATGGATGCGCTCCGCGGACCGCTCGCGATCAGGCTGCGCTCAACTCAATGA
- a CDS encoding sulfatase-like hydrolase/transferase: protein MKVENRKLIWLIIGLAVIAGAGWALWNRYWFYLPGLLARIRDPIQSTMKVAWTSGPRPSQFTADNRPPNIVLIVADDLGFNDVTFWGGGVAGGRVATLAIDSIARDGVAFSRCYAGNATCAPSRAALMTGRYATRFGFEFTPAPMELSKIIAKEMPVGQAIYHADLEEKTPPFRAMEIPAAEVMIGQMLSKSGYRTIHLGKWHLGETVASRPGARGFDETLSMEHGAGLYLPKDDPNVVNSVQDFDPIDHFLWANLPFAITHNGSRRFTPPEYMTDYLSNEAVKVIAANRERPFFLYLAYNTPHTPLQALKADYDALADIKDHRLRVYAAMIKSLDRGVGRVLAALKAQGLNENTIVMFTSDNGGANYIGLPDINKPYRGFKCTFFEGGLRVPFFMKWPGRIPAGAVFPNPVGHVDVFATAAIAAGAALPTDRVLDGVDLMPYAAGGKKGFPHKSLFFRSGNYRVILAGDWKLQIDDTQKKIWLFDLAHDPTEQKNLANSEPARVAALQAELAIINGEQVKPLWPSLIEGRIDIDAPLGLPENGKGEYVYWAN from the coding sequence ATGAAGGTAGAAAACAGGAAACTGATCTGGCTGATTATCGGTCTGGCGGTAATCGCCGGTGCGGGATGGGCGCTGTGGAACCGATACTGGTTCTATCTGCCGGGGCTCCTCGCCCGCATCAGGGATCCGATCCAGTCGACGATGAAAGTAGCATGGACAAGTGGGCCGCGACCTTCGCAGTTTACCGCCGACAACCGCCCGCCCAACATCGTGCTGATCGTGGCCGACGATCTGGGATTCAACGATGTGACCTTCTGGGGCGGCGGGGTGGCGGGTGGCAGAGTGGCGACGCTTGCGATCGATTCAATCGCGAGAGACGGCGTTGCCTTCAGCCGCTGCTACGCGGGCAACGCCACTTGCGCCCCCTCCCGCGCCGCGCTGATGACCGGGCGCTACGCCACGCGCTTCGGTTTTGAGTTCACGCCGGCGCCCATGGAATTAAGCAAGATTATCGCAAAGGAGATGCCTGTCGGCCAGGCTATTTATCATGCCGATCTCGAAGAGAAAACCCCGCCTTTTCGGGCAATGGAGATTCCTGCTGCCGAGGTGATGATTGGCCAGATGCTCAGCAAAAGCGGCTATCGCACAATCCACCTCGGCAAATGGCATCTGGGCGAGACAGTTGCATCCCGACCCGGGGCGCGCGGCTTCGACGAAACGCTGAGCATGGAGCATGGCGCGGGCCTCTACCTGCCGAAGGACGATCCGAATGTGGTCAATTCAGTGCAGGATTTTGATCCGATCGACCATTTTCTATGGGCCAATCTTCCCTTCGCTATTACCCATAACGGCTCGAGGCGTTTCACCCCCCCCGAATACATGACGGACTATCTGTCGAATGAGGCGGTCAAGGTCATTGCCGCAAACCGGGAGCGTCCGTTTTTCCTGTACCTCGCCTACAACACCCCGCATACGCCACTCCAGGCCCTGAAAGCCGACTATGACGCGCTTGCGGATATCAAGGATCATCGTTTGCGGGTCTATGCCGCGATGATCAAATCCCTCGACCGGGGAGTTGGCAGGGTGCTGGCGGCATTAAAGGCGCAGGGATTAAACGAAAACACCATCGTGATGTTCACAAGCGACAATGGCGGGGCAAATTACATCGGCCTTCCTGATATCAACAAACCGTATCGCGGCTTTAAGTGTACATTTTTTGAGGGAGGTCTCCGTGTGCCGTTTTTCATGAAGTGGCCGGGGAGGATTCCGGCTGGCGCCGTTTTCCCGAATCCGGTTGGCCATGTTGACGTGTTCGCGACGGCGGCGATTGCGGCCGGCGCCGCCTTGCCCACCGACCGGGTACTTGACGGCGTTGACCTCATGCCCTATGCTGCCGGCGGCAAAAAAGGTTTCCCGCACAAAAGCCTCTTCTTCCGTTCGGGCAACTATCGCGTTATTTTGGCGGGTGACTGGAAGCTGCAGATCGATGACACGCAGAAAAAAATCTGGCTCTTCGACCTGGCGCATGACCCGACTGAGCAGAAAAACCTGGCCAATTCCGAGCCGGCACGGGTGGCCGCCCTCCAGGCTGAACTCGCCATAATCAACGGCGAGCAGGTCAAGCCTCTGTGGCCGAGCCTGATCGAAGGGCGCATTGACATCGACGCGCCCCTGGGGCTTCCGGAAAACGGAAAGGGAGAATATGTTTACTGGGCCAATTAG
- a CDS encoding MBL fold metallo-hydrolase encodes MTTLCLLLAVAALVLGVAVCLKVFNGGGEPPEEEKHPKRKTLYLLLAVPVMVLAGTRLFKYLNGAGSSGGDFSSGSATRASMDANANLAKSLNLADQQDFEDAKRGLIAAPNGKVLAKDGSVIWDFDRFRFVEGDAPPTVNPSLWRHAKLNKTIGLFKVMDGIYQLRGFDLANITIIEGKTGWIVQDGLSCRETAEAAMAFARKHLGNRPVSALLISHSHMDHFGGLLGVISDEEVKRRRIPIVAPAGFMEEATSENVLVGKAMGRRAMWQFGTQLPASAKGLVDCGIGNAIGLGEFGILQPTVIVDHTPQEMTIDGIRFVFQNIPQSEAPAEMAFYLPDFKAFCGAEILNQTLHQILTLRGAKVRDTLLWAGYIDESLQRFGDAEVYFALHNWPVWGNGRVVEFMKKHRDTYKYIHDQTVRMINAGMRPDEIADAIKLPASLETFFAVRGYYGTARRNARAVYQHYLGWFDGNPAHLDPLPRQDASRRYVELMGGGEQVLKAAQEAFTRGEYQWVAELLNHVVFAQPDWKPPRELLARTYDQLGYGAECPLDRNLYLTGAQELRSGKSGPSPEPVKSMELMAQMPIENFLIAMAATLDGPAAEGKDFKINIVFSDLGESYLLWLENAVLHHRKGAPAGNADATLTLTKGMFLKLVVGKGEIKDLLGDGIRVTGSKIDLVRFFSLFKKPGGTFPIVTP; translated from the coding sequence ATGACAACATTATGTCTCCTGCTGGCGGTGGCGGCGTTGGTTCTGGGCGTGGCTGTCTGTCTCAAGGTCTTCAATGGGGGAGGGGAACCCCCCGAAGAGGAGAAACACCCGAAACGTAAGACGTTATACCTCCTGCTGGCTGTACCGGTTATGGTTCTGGCCGGAACCCGCCTGTTTAAGTACCTCAATGGGGCGGGCAGCTCCGGTGGTGATTTTTCGTCCGGCAGCGCGACCAGGGCAAGCATGGACGCCAACGCGAATCTGGCAAAGTCCTTGAATCTTGCGGATCAGCAGGACTTTGAAGACGCGAAGCGCGGTCTGATTGCCGCCCCGAATGGCAAGGTGCTGGCGAAGGACGGCTCGGTTATCTGGGACTTCGATCGCTTCCGGTTTGTTGAGGGCGATGCGCCGCCCACGGTCAATCCCAGCCTCTGGCGTCACGCGAAGCTCAACAAGACGATCGGCCTCTTCAAGGTTATGGACGGCATCTACCAGTTGCGCGGCTTCGATCTTGCCAATATCACCATTATTGAAGGGAAAACGGGGTGGATCGTTCAGGACGGCCTCTCCTGCCGGGAAACGGCGGAAGCGGCCATGGCCTTTGCCCGCAAGCATCTCGGCAACAGGCCCGTCTCGGCCCTCCTTATCAGCCACAGCCACATGGACCATTTCGGCGGGCTCCTCGGCGTCATTTCGGACGAAGAGGTAAAACGCCGCCGGATTCCGATCGTGGCGCCCGCAGGCTTCATGGAGGAGGCAACGAGTGAAAATGTGCTGGTTGGGAAGGCCATGGGGCGGCGCGCCATGTGGCAATTCGGGACTCAGTTGCCGGCCTCGGCCAAGGGGCTCGTTGATTGCGGCATCGGCAACGCCATTGGCTTAGGCGAATTTGGCATCTTGCAGCCCACCGTCATCGTTGATCATACCCCCCAGGAGATGACCATCGACGGCATCCGCTTCGTCTTCCAGAACATCCCCCAATCGGAGGCGCCGGCCGAAATGGCGTTTTATCTCCCCGATTTCAAGGCATTTTGCGGCGCCGAGATTCTGAATCAAACATTGCATCAGATTTTGACGCTGCGGGGCGCCAAGGTGCGCGACACGCTGCTCTGGGCTGGCTACATTGACGAAAGCCTGCAGCGGTTCGGGGATGCGGAGGTCTATTTCGCTCTCCACAACTGGCCGGTGTGGGGCAATGGCCGCGTGGTCGAGTTTATGAAAAAGCATCGCGACACCTATAAATACATCCACGACCAGACGGTGCGGATGATCAACGCCGGGATGAGGCCGGACGAGATTGCCGACGCAATAAAGCTGCCGGCATCCCTCGAGACATTTTTTGCCGTCCGCGGCTATTACGGAACGGCCCGGCGCAACGCCCGGGCGGTTTACCAGCACTACCTGGGCTGGTTTGACGGGAACCCGGCCCACCTGGACCCACTGCCGCGGCAGGACGCTTCCAGACGTTATGTGGAGCTGATGGGCGGTGGCGAGCAGGTGCTGAAGGCGGCGCAGGAAGCCTTCACCCGCGGCGAGTATCAATGGGTCGCGGAACTTCTGAACCACGTCGTCTTCGCCCAGCCGGACTGGAAGCCCCCCCGGGAACTGCTGGCCCGGACCTACGACCAGCTTGGCTATGGCGCGGAGTGTCCACTCGATCGCAATTTGTACCTGACGGGGGCGCAGGAACTACGTTCCGGGAAAAGCGGCCCGTCTCCTGAACCCGTCAAAAGCATGGAATTGATGGCCCAAATGCCAATAGAAAATTTTCTGATCGCCATGGCGGCAACTCTCGACGGCCCGGCGGCAGAGGGGAAGGACTTTAAAATCAATATCGTATTTTCCGATCTTGGTGAATCCTACCTCCTCTGGCTCGAAAATGCCGTCCTGCATCAC